GAGAGTTGTACGGAAAACGCAATGAGCTCCTGGtttataatttaattaaaaattgtgaGAATTATGACAAAGAAGTTGGAATGTTAGGggagatgggaaaaaaacaataggATGAAGGACTAACTGTAGAAGACGAAAATATAgtagcgttttttttttttcccctcatcaTACATTCGTTGCACAGGTTATAATAAAACGTTCCATAGGGTATTTATATACTAGCTAATTTAATATTactaatgataaaaaaaatatagtggGATCGTCCCTCCACATAGGGCAGACTTGCAAACAATGTCCAATCTGTGTTTTTATATTGTCTCATATTTTCCGCTTCATTTTGAcgaagaacagaaaaaaaagaaaagagagcattttcccttaagaaaagTGCACAGAGCATCAATTTCTTTTGTCATTCCATTTGGAACGGCGTgggaatacatttttaaaacacatGATTTGGGAAAGTGgtttaaaagagaaaaaagaaaggagagtTAGTGTACATGGAGGAAAGTGCAGAAATTCTTTTCATGTAAGAAGATATATATACGATGATAATATTAATTAAAggggttcaaaaaaaaaaaaaaaaatgggtcagacaaataaaaaaaaattatactcAACGACATATGTAGGTGAGTCGCGTAAACATACGCACGCGTATACTATGCATGTATTCATATGAAGGACATATAAACATGAATCCCCTGCGCTGCTTCAGTTAGGCAGATGGGGAAGGGTGTATGAGGAGCACGCATCGAAGATGGTTATAATTCATTGTATGTGTAGTTTTGCCAGTCACGTGAGGTGTATTcgggaaaaggcaaaattaCATCAAACAGGGGATAGCGACGCTTGATTGGAAGGAAGCtctgaaggagaaaatcgtGGAGCAAGAATAGTTCTCATGAAATCAAAGGAAGTCACATGAAATCCATGAATATGTCCCTGAAATAATCGGTGAAGCGATCGAGCATGTTGGGGTCGTCGCACTGGGATTTCAGTATCCAGTTGATAGAATTCTCCGCCTTGTTGAATATTATCTCAATAAAAATGTACTGCTTCGTGTAGAATTGCGAGTACATGTAGAACTTTAGACACTGATCGATTTCCCCGGAGGCCAGTGTTACAATATTGTATTTTGATATAAATTCGTCAATGGTTTCTAACTCTAAgttgtaataattttttcttaaaaatagtttttcattattctgttcaggtaaaataCTCCACTGCTCTTGGTAGTGTTCTgggtttatattttctgcaTCGATTAAAATATCAGTCAATTTGTTCAACTGCCCTGAATTCGTGGTGTTGATCAATTcatgcgatttttttttctccaacttTTTACCATTGGATGGGTTACTACCAACCGCGGTTGTGGGCACGTTGTTCGTGGAACCTCTGCCGCGTGATTTCTTTACATCTCTACTACTTATGGAGGTATTCACGTTGTTGAGGTGGTCGCTGTTTCCCCCCTCATGGCATTCTCGATGATCGTAGGTATTATGGTGCGTGTGATCGTTTGTATGATCATCTGTGTGATCGTTTGTGGGACCGTTCCCGTTATGTTTGTTCCCGCTGTGATGATATCCACCGGTCTCTTCATCGCCCATAAGGAGCATATCCTCATTCATGTTTGGAAGGTTTCCATTGTCTCTTCTGTTATGGtgatttgtgtgtgtatcaCTGGTGGACAAGGGGTATTTGACAGCCGATCCGATATCCTCCTCTGGTGAGTTCACAAAGCTTTCCCTATCCGTGTCGCTTACATGTGCAATATGATCGTGCGCATTGTCTAAATGAGCGTCGTCCCTATGAACATGATGATCATGGGTTCCATCGAGCTCATTTTCCTCGGGGTCGTATATTCCACCAAAACGTATTTTAGAATATTCCACAAATTTGTATATAGGCTGTTTATACAGTACAGACAGGGTATTAAATTCATTGAACAATTTGTccaataaaatattttcattcgATTCGCAGAAATTTTTTactagtttttttttacacacgATAATTTTGAAGGCTTCTTCATAATTATAACTTAGCAGTTTGTAATAAAAGTACACTTTGTCCGTAAGCTCCGggtatttataattttttaaaatgttatcAAAAAGGGAGGCGAGAATAACTACCATTTCTGAAGGTCTCCTATATAGGACCTTCACACACGCTGTCAACAACTccaacataaatatataggaACAATCGGTCAAATTGACATATTCTTCCAAAATGTAGGGTGCATTTTCTATGTATTCTGAATATTCTCCGATAATCCAAATGTAGGATCTGATTCCATCATTGTCTATCAGTTTGTTATCatgttttataatttcttcaaTGATTACCTTGGTGTATTCTTCATACTTTCTCAGTATGTTGGCTAGCATTTCTATCGTGGCGCTACAAATGTAGGAATGGCTCatggggagaaaggaagacaGGGCTAATTCTACTATTTTGGAAACTGCCTTTGGTATTTTCAGCGCTATACACCCGATGGAGTAAATGGCCTTTTGCGCGATGTCCGCATTCTGGTCGCAGATGTACTCACTCAATTCGTTTGTTATCATCACCAAGTTGTTCTGCGGAGtgtgggtaaaaaaaaattacgcaaTGAGAGTGCACTTTTGAGGAGAAGCCCCTCAATATGTGAGAGCCCCTTGGACCCCAAACAGGATAGATGcacaaaacgaaaaaaaagcagggggggagagagaaaCTTCGCTATGGTGGTACGAAGACACCATGGGAAAGTGCACCAGTtatgaagaggaagggagAGCATAACCTACACTATGAAggttttttttaccttgGTCGCCACGGACACGAGTATGTCTAACTTAATGTCCTTTATGTAGGTAAGATCATTATATCGAAAAAAGAAGTGCTTGTAGTCATACTCGAATATGTTGTAGTTCAGTTTATTCGCCTCGTGTAATAACAAATTGGTATGCAACAAAACGATGTAAGAAATTTCGTAAGAAGAGGTGGAAATTAAAGTAAGTAAAGGGTCCTTCATCCTTTGAAAAATTTGAATTTGTAAATTTGTATCATTGGaagagaaatttaaaaaacattttaaacaCGATAGAAATACAGCGGAGGAAAAATCTCTTATGTGATTTTCTAATATGTTCATAATGTCATACATTTCGTCTTCGTTTTCTGGAATGTAGGTACTTACGATATTTAGAACAACACATTTTCCCCATTCGTTAAAGGTAGATATTTTGTTTAGCatgttaaaaattatttctttatttacttTTAATCCTCCTTCATCTACTAATATTTCGTTTAATGCATGTACTGCGTTTATTATACACTGTGAGTCTTTGTCCAGCAGTTTATTTTTCAGAATTTGTATGACATCGTTTTTTATAGCTATCTGTGGGTTCATTTTAATCAGCTTGACACAACTGATTATGGCGATTCTTCGAACGTAGGAATTTTTGTCGTTTAATCCGTTAAATAAAGGCCCTTCTATATACTCAAACAAATTATTAATTCGCAAATTGCAAAAACTCCGTAAGGCAAGCCCCCTTATAATGGGGTCGTCATCTTTGCTGTCCTTTTGCAGGGTGTTTATGGTGAGTAGGGACAGTTCCGAGTTGGTCTCTGCGGTGGTGATAGTAGAATTGTGTGATGGTGGTGATATTATTGTGGTGATATTATTGTGGTGATATTATTGTGGTGTGTTTGTGGGGGGCGCACAAGAGTGTAATAAAAGGGGTGATCCTAAGAATACAACAAATGGGATGCAGCTCACACAAGTACGGGATATAAACATCCTCTGGCGAGGCGTAACCAAACAACTCACCTGCATAGTTATTTAGATAGAggtatatcatttttttctgtattatATCATTTGTGTTTGATATCATTATGATGTCCGGAAATAGCTTTGATACGTCGACCCCGAGGGTCATGTACGCTATTACCTTCTTCAGCAcctctcttttcttttcttcatttttttcttgtgggagtttctttaaaacttcttttagCTTGTTTATCTCGCTCTGCAGTAGGGGTGCGTGGTGCGAACGTCATTCGTGTTTTGTGCTTTTACCAACGGGTTCACATCGCAACACAGGCGTGCGTGTATGTGGACAAGCGCATATACTCGCAGCTACGACTGCGTCGGGTACATGgcttgaaaaaatgaaaaaagaaaaatgcggTGGACATGTAATTTTGACTCTTTTGCATTCTACAAAACATTGTGGAATtgacttattttttttttttttttatttacttgGCCAGGAGACATGTCAACGAAAGTTGCAAGCGAAAAGACGAAAAGAGCTCCTTCAGTATACGTATAACAGCAAATAAGCGTAGTCGCAAAATTTACTTCGTACACACATAAGTGGGAAGATATGTTTACGTGTATGTGTGCTTCAAAAAGTTTTATCTCCTAGGAGGTACGGCGATTCTTATCGGAGTCGTGCGGTCACACAGAAGCAGGGTTGCATGGCGCCATAAtgacagaaaaaaggaaggccGGAT
The Plasmodium knowlesi strain H genome assembly, chromosome: 2 DNA segment above includes these coding regions:
- a CDS encoding AP-4 complex subunit beta, putative; translation: MSPGQSEINKLKEVLKKLPQEKNEEKKREVLKKVIAYMTLGVDVSKLFPDIIMISNTNDIIQKKMIYLYLNNYAETNSELSLLTINTLQKDSKDDDPIIRGLALRSFCNLRINNLFEYIEGPLFNGLNDKNSYVRRIAIISCVKLIKMNPQIAIKNDVIQILKNKLLDKDSQCIINAVHALNEILVDEGGLKVNKEIIFNMLNKISTFNEWGKCVVLNIVSTYIPENEDEMYDIMNILENHIRDFSSAVFLSCLKCFLNFSSNDTNLQIQIFQRMKDPLLTLISTSSYEISYIVLLHTNLLLHEANKLNYNIFEYDYKHFFFRYNDLTYIKDIKLDILVSVATKNNLVMITNELSEYICDQNADIAQKAIYSIGCIALKIPKAVSKIVELALSSFLPMSHSYICSATIEMLANILRKYEEYTKVIIEEIIKHDNKLIDNDGIRSYIWIIGEYSEYIENAPYILEEYVNLTDCSYIFMLELLTACVKVLYRRPSEMVVILASLFDNILKNYKYPELTDKVYFYYKLLSYNYEEAFKIIVCKKKLVKNFCESNENILLDKLFNEFNTLSVLYKQPIYKFVEYSKIRFGGIYDPEENELDGTHDHHVHRDDAHLDNAHDHIAHVSDTDRESFVNSPEEDIGSAVKYPLSTSDTHTNHHNRRDNGNLPNMNEDMLLMGDEETGGYHHSGNKHNGNGPTNDHTDDHTNDHTHHNTYDHRECHEGGNSDHLNNVNTSISSRDVKKSRGRGSTNNVPTTAVGSNPSNGKKLEKKKSHELINTTNSGQLNKLTDILIDAENINPEHYQEQWSILPEQNNEKLFLRKNYYNLELETIDEFISKYNIVTLASGEIDQCLKFYMYSQFYTKQYIFIEIIFNKAENSINWILKSQCDDPNMLDRFTDYFRDIFMDFM